GCGGTGATCTCGGGGTAGTCGGCGCCGGCGCTCCAGGAGTTGGTGGCCGAGTCGTAGATCTGCACGTTCTTGACCCCGCAGGCCGTGGTGCAGCCGCCCACGACGTACCACTTGCCGTCGACGACCGCCGAGCCCGCGCCCGCGAATCCCTTGGGGATGCTCGCGCCGGTGGACCAGGAGTTGGACGACGGGTCGTAGATCTGCGTGGTGGTGACATTGGCACCGGACTCGGCCCAGCCGCCGGTCAGATACAGCTTGCCGCCGAAGAACGCCGAGACGGGTGCCTCGCGCGGGGTGCCGTTGTCGGCGATCGCCGACCAGGAGGTGGTCTCCGGGTTGTAGACGTAGCCGCTGGAGCTGAACGTGGTGCCCGAGACGCCGTCGACGGAGTAGACCTTGCCGTCGTCGCCGGTGGCGACCGCGTTGTCCATCAGGGCCGCGGGCAGGTTGGCGATCGAGGTCCACGGCGGGGCCGCGGGCGTGACCGGCGGGGTCACCGCGGTCCTGCCCTTGGCCGGGTCGATGAACCCGGGATCGTAGTCGCCCTTGATCTCCGTCAGTTCGGCGCCGGCGCCACGTGCCTTGATGACGAAGCCCTTGTCCTGTTCGGACAGCTTGACCTTGGCGGTGGCGGTGCCGGTGTTCTTGACGGTGACGGCCTTGGTCTTGGCGCCCTGCCAGGCCACCGTGTTGCCGACGGTCGTCGGCGAGATCGACAGCCGTCCGGCGGCCAGCTTGATGTCGGCGGTGGTCGCCGCGTTCGACGCGATACGGACCGACTTGCTCGCGGCGGTGTAGTTGCCCGCCGTGTATCCGAGCGGGTGGCTGCCGGTCAGGGTCGAGTAGAACCAGTAGAAGCCGTCACCCAGGGCCGCGTCGTCGGGTGTGGCGATGGTGGTGGCGCCCTCGGCCGGCTTGTCGGTGCTGACGACCTGCGCACCGGCGATACCGCTCTTGGTGTTCTTGTCGGTCACCTGGCCGAGGACCAGGCCGCCGGGCGTCGGGTCGCAGGAGCGGTCGCCGACGAAAACGTTGTCGACCTCCCACCAGTACGCGAAGTGCCCGTTGTAGTGGAAGCGGATCTGGACGGCGCTCTTGCCCGCCGCGGCCGACAGGTCCACCAGCTCGGTCCGCGGGCCGAGGCGGCTCACGGTCGTCCAGTGGCTGGCGGTGGTCCAGGTGGTGCCGCCGTCGGTGGTGTAGTCGACGTCGGCGTAGCCGTTGGAGTAACCCTTGTAGTCGCTGGCGAACTGCACGATCGGACCGGTCGTGTTGCTGAAGTCCAGGACGGGGCTGACCAGGGACGTGTCCTCGGTGTAGGCGCTGCCGGCGAGGTCGCTGTCGGCGATGGCGAAGGCGCCGGAGCCGCCGGTGTGGTTGGTGCGCGGCTTGGCGTCGGTGAAGGTCCACGCCTTGCCCTGGCCGGGGGTGTCGACGATGGTCCAGCCGGCGGGCGGCGTCGTGCCGGTGGCCGAGGAGAAGTCCTCCGTCGTACCGCCCTTGAAGTTGTACTGGTATCCGGCCGCGCTGCAGGTGGAGGCGTCGACCTTGACGCCGAAGTCCTGGGAGACGGACGTGTCGGCGACAGCGATGTCCTGGCTCGCCGGCGTGTAGCCCGGGTAGGAGGAGAGGGCCTCGACGGTGTACGTGTCGTCCACCGGGACGCTCAGCGTGTAGGCGCCGGTGGCCGGATCGGTGTGGACGGCGCTGGTCGGCTCGCCCTTGATCTGTACGGTGGCGTAGAGCGGCCAGCCGTGCCCGGAGCCGTCCTTGACGCTGCCGGTGATCTCGACCCGGTCCTTGGCGGTGAGCGCCGCGTCCTCGGTGACGCTCTGGCCGTCGGCCAGTGTCACACCGGCGACGGTCTTGACGGCGTAACCGAACTTGCTGAACTTCACGTCGTAGGTGCCCGGTTCGACCGACAGCGTGTAGGCGCCGGTGGCGTCCGTGGTGGCGCCGGAATCACCCGCCGTCACCTTCACCCCGGCGAGGGGTGTGCCGCCGGAGGAGTCCGTGACGGTGCCCTTGACGAGGGCGTGCGGCCCGGACGAGAAGGCCGTGATGCCGGCGGGGGTGCCGAGACCCGTCGGACCGTCGTAGCCGGTGGTCCCGGTGCACAGGTAACTGCCGCCGCAGGAACCGTTGGTGCCCGAGGTGACGTCGTTGAGCGCCGCCGGCTTGGCGTACGGGTACGTCATCGGCTGGGAGCCGGAAGCCGGGGTGCCGGCGAGCGCGTACACGGAGGCGATGATCGGCGCCGAGACGCTGGTGCCGCCGTAGACGTGCCAGGCGCCCGCGTTGTAGACGGCGACCCCGGTGGAGGGATTGGCGACCGCGGAGACGTCGGCGACGGTGCGCTTGTCACAGCCGCTGTCGGACTGCACGGCGGGCTTGGGCTCGTAGGCGGAGCAGCCGCTGCCCGCGCCCGACCAGACCGTCTCGGACCAGCCGCGCGTCGAGGCGTCCTTGACCAGCGAGGTGCCGCCGACCGAGGTGACGTACGGGGAGGCCGCCGGATAGCTGACGCCGTAGCCGTCGTC
The sequence above is drawn from the Streptomyces sp. NBC_01465 genome and encodes:
- a CDS encoding carboxypeptidase regulatory-like domain-containing protein, producing MAARFIASGAVAALAVLSLQYPAQAATAATPAAAASASKTPDPTTTNATSAKDVGDHPSHRACAVAQKAGTAGCLTQIRDDVKQTKAQLKAAQEADPSADPAGFGPSSLQSAYSLPSSTNGGGQTVAIVDAFDNPDAEAELATYRTQYGLSACTTANGCFKKIDQRGGTDYPVADAGWGAEIALDIQMVSATCPNCHILLVEADDNYMENLGAAVNQAVAQGAKFVSNSYGGGEGSDESTYDSAYFNHPGVAVTASSGDDGYGVSYPAASPYVTSVGGTSLVKDASTRGWSETVWSGAGSGCSAYEPKPAVQSDSGCDKRTVADVSAVANPSTGVAVYNAGAWHVYGGTSVSAPIIASVYALAGTPASGSQPMTYPYAKPAALNDVTSGTNGSCGGSYLCTGTTGYDGPTGLGTPAGITAFSSGPHALVKGTVTDSSGGTPLAGVKVTAGDSGATTDATGAYTLSVEPGTYDVKFSKFGYAVKTVAGVTLADGQSVTEDAALTAKDRVEITGSVKDGSGHGWPLYATVQIKGEPTSAVHTDPATGAYTLSVPVDDTYTVEALSSYPGYTPASQDIAVADTSVSQDFGVKVDASTCSAAGYQYNFKGGTTEDFSSATGTTPPAGWTIVDTPGQGKAWTFTDAKPRTNHTGGSGAFAIADSDLAGSAYTEDTSLVSPVLDFSNTTGPIVQFASDYKGYSNGYADVDYTTDGGTTWTTASHWTTVSRLGPRTELVDLSAAAGKSAVQIRFHYNGHFAYWWEVDNVFVGDRSCDPTPGGLVLGQVTDKNTKSGIAGAQVVSTDKPAEGATTIATPDDAALGDGFYWFYSTLTGSHPLGYTAGNYTAASKSVRIASNAATTADIKLAAGRLSISPTTVGNTVAWQGAKTKAVTVKNTGTATAKVKLSEQDKGFVIKARGAGAELTEIKGDYDPGFIDPAKGRTAVTPPVTPAAPPWTSIANLPAALMDNAVATGDDGKVYSVDGVSGTTFSSSGYVYNPETTSWSAIADNGTPREAPVSAFFGGKLYLTGGWAESGANVTTTQIYDPSSNSWSTGASIPKGFAGAGSAVVDGKWYVVGGCTTACGVKNVQIYDSATNSWSAGADYPEITAWLGCGGVNGTLYCAGGTNGTATTKHAYSYDASADSWTPVADMPMDLWAMGATGANGRLLLSGGVTNGTSTLTNAGISYDPAAGTWTALPNSNNTVYRGGSACGFYRVGGSIGGFNPVDTAELLPGYGDCSSGSDVSWLSEDRTEVTLAPGASAVVNVTTDASGSEIAQPGAYSALLAVGEDTPYAYAPIDVTMTVNPPSTWGKLAGTVSGAPCTGATAGLKGATLQIDSWAQSFTLKTDANGQYGMWLDVRNNPLQLIAAKDGWAPQARTAKLVKLSTVTQNFTLKPDKSCG